GCTGCAGGTCATTCGACTTCCACTTGCAACGCTCTGTTATCTGGGTATGTTGACCTAGGTCGTCTCAAGGATGCAGAGGATTTGTTTGGTCAGATGACCCAAAGGGATGTGGTCTCTTGGAACACAATGATTACTTGTTATTCACGAGCTGGGAAGATGGAGCTTGCTCAGCACCTGTTCGATGAGACGCCTGAAAAGGACATTGTGTCATGGACAGCACTTATGCATGGTTATTTGCGGAACAGAAATATTGAAGCTGCACAGAGAATATTTAATGAGATGCCTGATCATGATGTCATGACATGGAACACGATGATGGGAGGATTCGTCCAGAATGGCATGCTGGAGGATGCTCTGAGATTGTTTGCTGACATGCCTAATAGAGACGTAGTGTCCTGGAATACTATCTTGCAGGGTTACATTCAACAGGATGATATGGCTGGTGCAAAATGCTGGTTTGATAAAATGCCACAAAGAAGTGAGACTTCATGGAACACATTGATTTCTGGATACAGAAGTGACGAGGCATTGGTTTTGTTCTGTAATATGATCAGAGAGGGATTTAAGCCGGACCAAGGCACATTCAGTGTGGTAATTTCAGTGTGTGCTTCTCTTGTTGCTCTTGGCTGGGGGAGAATGGTCCACCTGTGTGTGATTCGAGTTGGCTATCAGCATGATGCATTGGTCATGAGTTCATTAATCTCATTGTACTCTAGGTGTGGGTTGATCAGTGAATCAGCTCTAATATTTGAGTGCATTATAAAGCGGGATACTATCACATGGAATGCCATGATTGCAACATATGCTTACCATGGGTTCGCAATGGAAGCTTTCAAGCTTTTCGATGAAATGATTCGAAATGGGTTTAATCCAGATCATGCAACATTCTTGAGCCTCTTGCTCGCATGTTCTCATAAAGGTTTGGTTAACGAAGGGTGTCAATATTTTGATTCTATGCAAAAGGATTGGAATTTTATTCCCAAACCCGAACATTATTCATGCATGGTTGATCTCCTTGGAAGATCTGGCCTTGTTACTCAAGCTCATGAATTTACCAAAAAAATACCAGTACAGCTTCAAACAACTGCTTGGGAAACTTTATTAAGTTCATGTAGATATTATGGGAACTTGGAGCTGGGAGAAGTAGCTGCAAAAAGGGTTTTGGATGCTCGACCTCCTGATGGAGGAATGCATGCTCTTATATCAAATATGTATGCTGCAAAAGGAATGTGGAAGAGTGCCGAAAGTGTTAGAATGTTGATGAAAGACCGAGGTCTAAAGAAACAGACTGGGTGCAGTTGGATTGAGGTGAAGGGGAAAATGTGCTCCTTCGTATCTAATGATAAATCAGATCCTTCCATTGAGAAGATATGCCAAGAACTAGACAATCTTACATTCATAATGGAGGGTGCCAGCTGATTAATCATCGATAAAGATGCCTCTCCTTTGTTAGTTTATTACGAAAATTTCTGCTACAAAATGTGTTCCAAGATATCAAAGAGGAAATGTTGAAGCAGTTTATCTCAGAAAGGCAAGAACAcagaacaggaaaagagagcctgTAAGACTACCTCATCTTTAAGGCCTGTAACTGAGGTAGAAACATCAAACCAAACCCTACCTTTTGCAAGCAACTATAGACAAAGTAAATATCAGTgcctaataattttataatcatgTGATTGTTTTACGTTCTCATTCTTCAACATGCCCATTCCATACTAACCAAGATCTGTTTGTTCTGGAATACTATTACTACATTTACATGCCTTCGTTGAACCTGTCAAGAAAAAGTTGCACAATTTTGAAATAGTACTTACTACCTGTAGAAGTCAGGTTTTCTTCTCTTTTAGGAACATGTTTGGTGTGACCATGTTACGTTCTGCTGCATGTACATTTTATTAGTGCCATCTCCAATCACATTTATGTTACTGATTCTAAACTTCTCTTATTCTCTCTGACTCCTGTTACCATCTTGTTATCATCTTTCCCCATAATTACCTTTTGATGACATTATCAGTATGTCAGTATGTAATAATTGCCTCTTGTATGCATATAGAAGTAAAAGAAAAATGACATTATCTTCAGTTTCATAATTTGatcatttttatctaaaaaacCTATATTAATTTGTGATGTAGTTGACTTTTTCTTCACATTGACCTTCCAGACAAATTATTCATCTTCACTGCATCTATTTGAGCTTAAAAGGATCATATATGCATGACAAATCATCCATTGTATAGATGTTTCATGAAAAAATCTTTCTGAAACTCTGTCCCATAGAACAGACATTGTCATTCGTTATTCGCAAACATATTATAGTTGTCAAGTTCTTTCTATTAACTAAATTTCTATAGCGGATGTCAAGATCACAATTCATGAAGCATAATGGGGAACCTCTAAATCATCCAAGGcatctattttatttttgcagGGTTAGCAGCGAAAAGAAAGGTTGCATACCAAGGATCGGCTGCAACTGAAGGTGTCCTGTACCAGAGTCTTGTCTGTACAAGAGCTTGATGAGAGCAGATATGACCTCTTTTTTGCATGTTTACATACTGATATTGGATGGTGACAGCTATTGTTGTTGTATCAACAGTGGATCAGCAAGATGATGTGCCATTTCTTCTTTATGCCTGAAATCTTTTTTACAAAGATAGAAGACTACATTGGAGGGAAGCTTTGATAAGATGGTATTGGCTTGTGCAGAGGAAAAGGCTCTGAAAAGGTCATTCATTTTGCAGAAATATGGTCAAAATCAGATCACAGCATTTTGTAATAGCTTCAGCAAAATAAAAAAGCTTATTGATCTTGTTACCGTTCATATTTAGGCGAAGAATAAAGGAATGCTAATGACGCATGATGCTGTTGTTCTTTGTGCAGTTCATGCAATTCTTTCTGGTTTTCTTGGGCCTTTTATCTTCTCTGTGACATGTTCTGTGTTCTCCAATTTTGGGGTAAAAAAAACTTTGTACATCATTCATGCTTGGAGTTGTGTTGTGATGTTGAATCGAAATTGGATTTCTTTAGCATTCATCTGAAGTTTTTGCTTGAAGGATCAATATTTGTTCTGCTTCAAGAGATCTTTCACAATTTAACCATCCTCTGCATTGGAGAGCTATGTGCAAAAGATCAAAGCAAACTTAAAAATTATAGTCATAATTCCGACTTGACTTTTCCCTCTTGAAAATGCAGAATGCAAATTCGCATTGCTAGATCTTAGAATCCTGGCTGAACTCAGTTAGCAGAATTGATGAAGAAGACACTTGTAGATGAAGCACTATAGTAGGCGTTAAACAACAATGTCTGTATATGTTGCCAAATAATTAATAGACGTCAAGCATAATCTTGAAAGTACTGCTGCATTCAGCCATAAATTACATTATGTTTCTGATACTTTTTTTCTATCTCCAAACTCATTTGACTATCAACCCATACTCTTACTGTGTTATGAAAATGATCTTGGTAAAGGAAGAGGTACGTAGGGACATATGTGCAGAAGAAAACAGATTGCTATAATATTCACTAGACAGAAATTATCACCATTAGAATAGTTTATACAGAATGCTTAGATCTAACTACTAACAGATAACGATCATCAGTAATTTCAAGagtttcaagttttcaaaaacCGGATACCTGCATCCACTTTTTCTTCAGTGTTAATCGACAAACAATCCTCCACTTCTGTTTGAATGCGGCCATCTTGTGACTCAACCAACATATGGCACTTTGAATACAAATTGTAccaaaaaaatgcaaaaataaatctGCTGAATCCCATTGCAGTACATCAAACAACATACTACTTTTATTTATGGAAAATAGAGCAACCTCCACAAAAAGATTGCAGCAAGAGAAGACATTCTCAACTACGGGATCTTCTTGGTGTACCACTTTTCTATGATGTTAAACCAATTCCACTGGAAGCACAGGCCTAGAAAGCGCATAAAACCAGCACCGAGTACCTCGATAAATGCCATGAGATATGATCTCTGAGGAGACAAACCAGCTGTTGCGATAGATAGCATGGTTCCCTCAAAGTTGCAAGGAACAACAAATTGTGCAGATTTGAGTCCATGTAAAGCTTTCTGGGCGACATCATCAGCATTCATCCCACCTGAAGATGCTGCTATCATATTTGTAACATCTGGTCTTCTCTTCCGTTCTGCAATCAGAAAGCACACTTGATTATCGAGTGCCGTGAAACTTTTAATGACAGAAAAAATGATCTCACAACTTTTTGCCTGAACAGATGGCTttggcacactttagcctccacaAAAGTTACGAAGTAATGACTATATTATCTACTGTACTTATCTTTAAATAAACATGTCGATCACTGAATTTAGACATAAGCTTTAGTGACAAACTTCAGATCATAATTATGACAATAAGGAAACCGGCAGAATATAACATATGCTTCATGTTGGCTATAAAGATACTTCTTAAAAACCTTGGCACTGAGGAGGAAATTTTCTTGGCCAAACAATGTCCCTTTGGCCTTCAAACTTTTTCCTCATCTTAAAAGTAGAAAGAATTGGGAAGTTAAATAACATCCTGGATGGTTGCCATATCAGAGTTATGCTTGAGGATCaactaaacaaaaaataaaagaattacaAAGCAAAGCGCCCCATCCCCAAAAATGAAAAGAAGAGTCAAGATAAAGATAATAAGTGACACATGAAAAATATAGTATAGTTTAAAATAATCTATAAGATCAATAAAACATATATGGTATGTTACTTCGATATTGATACAATAAATAATCCTGAAATACATTATCAGTAAAATGTAAATATGAATACTAAAACAAAAAGCTATCCTAAGTGAAAATGTCTGAACCTACTATGAATATGAACCTACCAAATAGACTACCTCATCTGCAATCTTTATGAGCAACTATTTAATCAGTTGTCGATACGAGAAAGGCcaaaaatgaatttgaatgataGTCATAAAATGTAACAATCTTTCCAAGAGAAATACTGCATATAAAATGATACTTACCTAAAATATCTCTAAGTACAATATGAGATTCCAAATTTAAATGCAAAACCCATTAGAGATCGCACAAAGAACCTAAACATTCATATCTTCTTCTGAATTAATGTGGTATGAGTGGTATGATAAGTATCAACAAAAATGGAAACAAAAAGCATAAGACAGTGTTCTACACCTTCAGCAAGCCCTGGTGTTTCTGTATCAGGAGGAAATATGAGGGTTATGTGGATGCTATCAGCAATAACCTCGTGTTGCAATGCCTCTGCGAGGCCTCGAAGCCCAAATTTGCTGGCTGAGTATGCCGTGTAACCATAAATACCCACCTGCACTCGTGCTGTCAGTACATGCCCTGGAAGAACATAACACAATCGACAAGAAGAAATCTTTGGAAAAGGCATAAATTTTGATGAAGACGATCTCAGAATTCGTAGAAAAATTAAATCTTTGGATCGATATAAAGGTGATAAAGGACGAGAAATCCAAATCGATATGGTTTCGGAGGTTAGTAATGCAAATTACCTGGCCGGCCTGGGAGGACATGATGGCAATGGAAGCCGGGAGGCCACTCTCCCTTGCCCTCTGCTTCATGGCGGGGAGCGCGGCCTTGATGAGGTGGAACGTGCCCATGAGGTTGACCTCGACCGTGAAGCGGACCTCCTCCAGGCTCTGCCGATCCAGCTCCTGCGGCAGGAAGACGCCATGGTTGCAGACGAGGACGTCGATATGACCGGCGGCCTCGAGGGCGCAGGCGACAGCCTCGGGGTCGCGAACGTCGGCAGCGAGCGCGGCGGCGTCGACGCCGGTTGCAAGGCGGATGGCGTCACAGGCGTCCCGGAGGCGGTCGGGATCTCGGGCGAGGATGGAGACGCGGGCGCCCTCCGCGGCGGCGCGGCGGGCGAGTGCGAGGCCGATGCCGCTGGAGCCGCCGGATATGAGGACATGGCGGCCCTTGAGGGGGATCCGTACGGGGCGGGGACGGACGATGACGGTGAGGACGACGAGGACGACGACAAACGGGAggacgaagaggaagaagagggaagccATCGATCGTCGATTCCTCCTACGAGGATAGCAGACCGAGAAGGATCTGAATGCTTTGATGATGGAACCGTAGCTACGGGAAGTGAGAGTGTTGGGTCGAGACAGGAAACACCGTATCCACCTGATGTAACGACCAGGTATGACGTCATGGAACCCTCTCATGTCTACCTTCTGTGCTCTTTGTGAGTTAAAACCCTGCTTTCTGAATTGGACGTTAAAGGGGATCGACAGGCCATTTTGGAGCACTTCATTGTAAGCTCGTACTTAAAGAACGGAGTGTtctgcttttatatatatatatatatatatatatatatatatatatatatatattgaaaaaacaGAGTGTTCTTCTCACATTGGCTTTCCATCATTTATAAACAATCAAATTCtaatttttaagatattttttttctttcacataGAATTCCTTTTTTCTATTTAAATTTCTCATCCGTCAAAGTGCTTTAGAAGTCCAAAAACAATTGTGAATCCCATTAGATTGCAGAAGATACTCGGCAAAGTGCACTTAGAAACACTTTTGCTCATGTCCAAAATGCCACAAACCACTTAGAAACATGTTGTTCAGCTCCGGCTTGGGAGGCTGTCGCTAAAGAACAGCTGCAAATATGCAAACAGAAGTGTCAGATTCAGTCCAACTCCCACACAGAAAGCCTCAATGCCTTCCTCTGCAGCTCTTGTGTGGTGGAGCTGCAAAAGACTGCAGAAACTTTCTTCCACTGAACCTTCAGAACTCCCAAATGCTCGGACAAAATGCTTCGTGTGTGGTGGAGCTCTCTCTGTTCAGTTTCTCTTTTTGATCATTGACTTCTGTAGCCAACATTCTTCTGGTAGATCCAATTTCTGTGTCACCAGCTTTAATAGATCAAGAAGCCAAGCCATGCAGATCAAATCAGTACTGAAGCACTTCACTGAGTTGAGCTGATTCATGGTGGATGCAGGATTGGGTCACACAGCTCGGGAGCACAGTAGCACTGACATGCCATCTCTTGAGATGGTAGTCTGATACTACAAAGCTTCTGCTTGGTGCTTGCTGTTAGCTAACTGCTCTGCAAGGCTCGATTCAAACAGTGGTTGCAGCGAATGATATCTTTTCCCCATACGCTCTCAAATGTTCAGAACAGTGCGTGTGTGTTCATCACTCCTGTTGTCTCCATGAAAGAGATCGGCCTTGTCAAAATTTACCACGGTAGTACGTCAGTACAAGTAAAATCAGATTCGGAAGGTTGATGTTGCACATCCTCCAAggcaaagataaatcgattatatatatatgtatatatttgatgACATAAATGGCTGTAAAATGATCATTGCCAAGGAGCAGCAAACCTGTGAAGGACCACAGTGAGGCCTATCTTGATCATATGCCTCCTCCATCCCTCTCATCAGTTTCTTAACCACCGACAAAGGTGATGCTTCTTGGTTCTTCGGCTACGAACACAGCTTTACCACCACGTGAGGTTGCTGCCACGGAGAAGGGGGCATCACCGAGCTGTGGAACCTTACAGGGCTCCTCTTTTTACCCTCTTTGGCCTTCCGGttgctcctccccttctcctttaGCACTGGTGGAGTTTGGTTTGGTTGCTTGGGGTTGGGCAAAGCAGCAAACAAAGAGAAAGGGACGGGCCCTCCTCCACATCCTGGAGGAGTGCAGGCCAAGTCATGGCTGAGGGGATGAAGGTGGAGATTGGCAAAGCAGCAAACAAATTTACCATGCTGCTGCAGCTGGAGGAGCTGCTGGTACTCAAGTAAAAAAGAGATGTGGGGGCAGTGGAAGTGATAGAATCCACTTGCTACCCATGGAAGGCTGCCCAATTATTTGACCCAAAGTTGGCACCCACTTGGTTTGAACTTTAGGGTTCATCCTTCCCAGTATCTTATGTTCCTGAGACAAAATATCTCAGAATTAATGTTGATGCAACGTTGTATTTGCTTGTCTTGTCTGTGAAGTTGCAGTATGCAGCAATTAGTTCATCAGACACAAGCagctgtctgtctgtctgtctcccTTCTCCTAAGCCTAAATCCTTCATATACTCAAGCAGCTGGTGTTGTTGATATCAATCTTTCATTGAAAAGAAATATAAGGACAAACCCCATTTGGAAGCCACAAAGGCATAAAGGAGAAGGTGACTGCCTGACATGTTCAAAGAATCAACTGTAAGTGAATCGTTTAATCTACACTTACAAGGTAGAGTGTGaatgaattgaaggagaagagtgTCCCAACAACTACATTTACTGCATGAGTGCATGAGATGCAGAGGCATTAAAATATCACAAAGCAACATGTAAAACTTTGTCTGCTTTAAATAGTTCTTCTTTCCTGCTCAGAAACAGATACTGTCTCTCTTCCCAATACACACTGAGAAACCCAAAGTTGCAGATAGAGACAGAGCCCACCCCCTTCTCCCTCCCATCGCAATGCTCCATCTCACCACCCCCTTCCATACacacaaccaccaccaccaccaccgcctccaCCTTGTTTCTCTCCATTTCTTCATCCCATCCTCACACCCTCACCATTAATATGCGTGTATAGTTGTGTTAAAGAGAACAGCCACCTCCTCTGCGGTCTATAAGAACTTGCCTCTCTCTGCAGCTGATTACCGGTCTGTGTCTGTGTGTGTTTCTCACGCTCACCTCAACCGCCTCTTTACTTACTCTCGGGTATGGCAAAGCTGTGTTCTTCGCGCTTGCCGACGGGAGTGCCGACCGCGTGTCTCGGTTTCCGCCATGAGTGAGGTCAAAGGTGCCTTCTTTTTTCGCTTCTTGTTCTTCTGGGTCTCGTGTTTCTTCGGGCTTTTGGTGTTCCCCGGCAGATGAACAGCACGGTGGGGGAGGCGGCGGGGGGGATGGGGGGCAGGCCGCCGTTCACGGCGGCGCAGTGGCAGGAGCTGGAGCACCAGGCGCTGATCTATAAGTACCTGACGGCGGGGGTGCCCGTGCCGCCGGAGCTCCTGATTCCCATCCGGCGCAGCTTTGAGGCCTTGCCTGGCCGATACTATCATCACCCTGCGCGTAAGCGAATCTTACCGTGTGCTTTggtctttcttttccttcttttgggTTACCGCTGATGGTTTTGGTTGAGGTTTCGCGATGGAGTAAGTATCAAGATCGcgctttttcttgtttttttgatGGTTTCTAGTGATCGAAACCATCAAAAGATCGAAAGATTCGAACTTTACACATCTGTTTTCTCCTTTTCCTGATGGATTTGAATCATTTGAAGCTTAGAGTTGGTGGCTTCTCGGGATCGAGCGGTCTTAGTGGTTCTTCCTCTAATTTTTCTTGCACAAGGGAACATTTTATcggttcttttctttttcttttgtgaatGCCAAGGGCTTCAAGAATTAAATAGTCTACCTGTACTAATTGTCCTGATCATAGGTTTCTCCTTTAATATCATGCCACTGTGCTCtgtttttttataatattcagTGCTTTTTTCAAGAAATGAAGTACATCTGCAAGTGCTGATCAGCTTGATTTCTCGTTTTTCGGTTTCATCTTTTTCCCTGGATCAGATCATTTTGGTTCTGCTGCTATGTTAACcagatttttgctcttcttgtatGCCTGTGAAATAAATGGTTTATACAGTGAAAATTATGCTTTAAGACTTATGAAATCTTCATTGATTTTTCAGCACTTGTTTTTGTTTGGAAAATGCATGGTATAGACTATAGAGATGTAGTTTCTATTAATCCAATTAGCTACATGAATGGGGAAAATGGTGCCTTTCCTTGAATTTTCCTCCTAGTCTGTGGTGAGGATCTTGGTTTTCTGATTACATACAGCCACCCATCTTTCATGAAAGTTGATATGGTTGGGTGTTTGTCGAGTTCAGTAGCCTACTGCTCCTACTATGGAAAGAAGCTGGATCCAGAGCCAGGGCGGTGCCGTCGAACTGATGGGAAGAAGTGGCGGTGCTCCAAGGATGCACATCCCGACTCCAAGTATTGCGAGCGCCACATGCATCGTGGCCGCAACCGTTCAAGAAAGCCTGTGGAATCACAATCCATTTCCCAATTGCAGTCGGCCTCATCTACTACCACATCACTAACTCCCACCGGGAGCAGTGGGAGTGTCAGCAGTGGAGGAGGCTTGCAGAGCATTCCCCAGTACTCCGTTGCCGGTCACAGCGGTAGACAAAGTTTGTGCCTTGGTGCCTCCAGCTCATTGCATCTGCCCATGGACCCTGGCCCTTATGGTAACAGGTATCTTTttctttccccctcttgaagagGCAGTACACATAACAGTATTAGGATTTCTCTCTGGTTGTTTCTGTTTGCATATATGGTGCAAATCTTATTAGAATGGTCACTTGACATCATCTGTGCTTATCTGTTGGTAAACATAGCTACATTGTGCACAGCAGTCTGGTATTCCACTTGTGCTGTAGCGACTTGTTGATTGTGTTCTATTATCTTTTTTGTCCACTTGGGACAATCTGAGACTTAAGTTGCTGACTACATGAAACTAGGAAGGTTTTAGTTGTCAGAGCTGGAGGAATCACAAAATTAGTTTCACAGCCAGTTAGATTGTGTTTACAGCTTTTCTAGGTATAGTTTGAGCATATTTGTGCTTTGTTTCAGAGGTGCCTTTGTGTACAGAATGTGAGATTGGTTGATTCTATGCCGTCATTTAACATATGTGAACAGGTAATGTGCTATTCTTTCATGGTCTATTTTTTCCTGTGGAAGTATGAGGCAATGCCAAAGGCTAGTAATCATTGCATCAGAGGAAGCCGGATGTTAAGCAGTCATTCAGGTTATGCACGA
This Musa acuminata AAA Group cultivar baxijiao chromosome BXJ1-2, Cavendish_Baxijiao_AAA, whole genome shotgun sequence DNA region includes the following protein-coding sequences:
- the LOC135581789 gene encoding pentatricopeptide repeat-containing protein At4g02750-like; this encodes MLSRVRCVRDRSAFCSLRYLLLDHPCRSLTTASNPQLRRSDDIFRWNSAITSSFNDGKVESAWQFFEQMPRRNLITWNCMLTGLVKNRRIADAQRVFDSMPRKNVVSWTVLLTGYAKCGLIDEARELFDRIPDRNVICWNSMVSGYINNGKIGKAREVFDDMPVRNNVSLSIMITGYLKNRLINEARVLFDQAAGHSTSTCNALLSGYVDLGRLKDAEDLFGQMTQRDVVSWNTMITCYSRAGKMELAQHLFDETPEKDIVSWTALMHGYLRNRNIEAAQRIFNEMPDHDVMTWNTMMGGFVQNGMLEDALRLFADMPNRDVVSWNTILQGYIQQDDMAGAKCWFDKMPQRSETSWNTLISGYRSDEALVLFCNMIREGFKPDQGTFSVVISVCASLVALGWGRMVHLCVIRVGYQHDALVMSSLISLYSRCGLISESALIFECIIKRDTITWNAMIATYAYHGFAMEAFKLFDEMIRNGFNPDHATFLSLLLACSHKGLVNEGCQYFDSMQKDWNFIPKPEHYSCMVDLLGRSGLVTQAHEFTKKIPVQLQTTAWETLLSSCRYYGNLELGEVAAKRVLDARPPDGGMHALISNMYAAKGMWKSAESVRMLMKDRGLKKQTGCSWIEVKGKMCSFVSNDKSDPSIEKICQELDNLTFIMEGAS
- the LOC103972119 gene encoding 3-dehydrosphinganine reductase TSC10A produces the protein MASLFFLFVLPFVVVLVVLTVIVRPRPVRIPLKGRHVLISGGSSGIGLALARRAAAEGARVSILARDPDRLRDACDAIRLATGVDAAALAADVRDPEAVACALEAAGHIDVLVCNHGVFLPQELDRQSLEEVRFTVEVNLMGTFHLIKAALPAMKQRARESGLPASIAIMSSQAGQVGIYGYTAYSASKFGLRGLAEALQHEVIADSIHITLIFPPDTETPGLAEERKRRPDVTNMIAASSGGMNADDVAQKALHGLKSAQFVVPCNFEGTMLSIATAGLSPQRSYLMAFIEVLGAGFMRFLGLCFQWNWFNIIEKWYTKKIP
- the LOC103973894 gene encoding growth-regulating factor 5-like, with translation MNSTVGEAAGGMGGRPPFTAAQWQELEHQALIYKYLTAGVPVPPELLIPIRRSFEALPGRYYHHPALAYCSYYGKKLDPEPGRCRRTDGKKWRCSKDAHPDSKYCERHMHRGRNRSRKPVESQSISQLQSASSTTTSLTPTGSSGSVSSGGGLQSIPQYSVAGHSGRQSLCLGASSSLHLPMDPGPYGNRYFSGVKPGVDEQSFFSEASGSARGLGMDPVDSSWHLMPSRVSLFPSSKARDPSPLQSAYTQLQSVQDLGHVTISSMSRQPEQQQHSFIGGEFNSPESVKQESQFLRPFFDEWPKTRDSWSDMEEDRSNRTSYSTTQLSISFPMSSSDFSTTSSKSPNDD